One genomic region from Actinocatenispora thailandica encodes:
- a CDS encoding gluconeogenesis factor YvcK family protein produces the protein MGERYPSIGNVVAFGGGHGLSATLRALRRLGCAPTAVVTVADNGGSSGRLRRSRPILPPGDLRQALAALAADDDTSATNARLMQHRFAGTDELAGHAVGNLLLLGLFEVFDDPVAALDHAAELVRATGRVLPMSRTPLSIEASVRGADPTRPNDTVVVRGQHELAVSTGEVREVRLVPGSPDACAEAVAAIGAADWLLLGPGSWYTSVIPHLLVPELRAAIVASPARRLVTLNLATESETSGLSAADHLAELTRYLPRLRADVVLADERVMGEQAPLRVAAESLGARLVTARVAAADSAPRHDPAALAVALEGILGSNKPILGSQVDRVDVR, from the coding sequence TCCGCGACGTTGCGGGCACTGCGCCGGCTGGGTTGCGCGCCGACGGCGGTGGTGACCGTCGCCGACAACGGCGGGTCGAGTGGCCGGCTGCGTCGCTCCCGGCCGATCCTGCCGCCGGGCGATCTGCGCCAGGCGCTGGCCGCGCTGGCCGCCGACGACGACACCAGCGCGACCAATGCCCGGCTGATGCAGCACCGCTTCGCCGGTACCGACGAGCTGGCCGGTCACGCGGTGGGAAACCTGCTGCTGCTCGGGTTGTTCGAGGTGTTCGACGATCCGGTGGCGGCGCTGGACCACGCCGCGGAGCTGGTCCGGGCCACCGGCCGGGTGCTGCCGATGTCCCGCACGCCGCTGTCGATCGAGGCGAGCGTGCGCGGCGCCGACCCGACCCGCCCGAACGACACCGTCGTGGTGCGTGGGCAGCACGAGCTGGCGGTGAGCACCGGCGAGGTCCGCGAGGTACGGCTGGTGCCGGGCTCGCCCGATGCCTGCGCCGAGGCGGTGGCCGCGATCGGCGCCGCCGACTGGCTGCTGCTCGGGCCAGGCTCCTGGTACACCAGCGTGATTCCGCATCTGCTGGTGCCCGAGCTGCGGGCCGCGATCGTGGCGAGCCCGGCCCGGCGGCTGGTCACCCTCAACCTGGCCACCGAGTCGGAGACGAGCGGGCTGTCGGCCGCCGACCACCTGGCCGAGCTGACCCGTTACCTGCCGCGGCTGCGCGCGGACGTGGTCCTCGCGGACGAACGGGTGATGGGCGAGCAGGCGCCGCTACGGGTTGCGGCAGAATCACTGGGTGCCCGGTTGGTCACGGCACGGGTGGCCGCCGCCGATTCGGCGCCGCGGCACGATCCGGCGGCGCTGGCCGTGGCACTCGAGGGCATTCTCGGTTCGAACAAGCCGATCCTCGGTTCCCAGGTGGACCGAGTGGACGTGAGGTGA
- the whiA gene encoding DNA-binding protein WhiA translates to MAMTGAVKDELSRVDVTKPCCRKAEMAAMLRFADGLHIMGGHVVVEAELDTGAAARRLRREIAEVYGYPSEIHVLASGGLRKASHYIVRVVRDGEALARQTGLLDLRGRPARGLPPHVVSASVCCAVAAWRGAFLAHGSLTEPGRSCSLEVSCPGPEAALALVGAARRIGIMAKAREVRGIDRVVVKDGDAIGAMLTRLGAHASVLAWEERRVRREVRATANRLANFDDANLRRSARAAVAAAARVTRALEILGAEAPDHLVVAGRLRLEHRQASLEELGALANPPLTKDAIAGRIRRLLALADKQAHDRSIPDTESAVTAEMLASEA, encoded by the coding sequence ATGGCCATGACGGGGGCCGTGAAGGACGAGCTGAGCCGGGTGGATGTCACCAAGCCGTGCTGCCGCAAGGCGGAGATGGCGGCGATGCTGCGCTTCGCCGACGGCCTGCACATCATGGGCGGCCACGTGGTGGTCGAGGCGGAGCTGGACACCGGCGCCGCCGCCCGCCGGCTGCGCCGCGAGATCGCCGAGGTGTACGGCTACCCGAGTGAGATCCACGTGCTCGCCTCCGGTGGGCTGCGCAAGGCGAGCCACTACATCGTCCGGGTGGTGCGCGACGGTGAGGCGCTGGCGCGCCAGACCGGCCTGCTCGACCTGCGCGGCCGCCCGGCGCGCGGGCTGCCGCCGCACGTGGTCTCGGCGAGCGTGTGCTGCGCGGTCGCGGCCTGGCGGGGTGCCTTCCTGGCCCACGGGTCGCTCACCGAGCCGGGGCGCTCGTGCTCGCTGGAGGTCAGCTGTCCGGGGCCGGAGGCGGCGCTGGCGTTGGTGGGCGCGGCGCGCCGGATCGGGATCATGGCCAAGGCCCGGGAGGTGCGCGGCATCGACCGGGTGGTGGTCAAGGACGGTGACGCGATCGGCGCGATGCTGACGCGGCTCGGCGCCCATGCCAGCGTGCTGGCGTGGGAGGAGCGGCGGGTGCGCCGGGAGGTGCGGGCGACCGCGAACCGGTTGGCCAACTTCGACGACGCGAACCTGCGCCGGTCGGCGCGGGCCGCGGTGGCGGCGGCGGCCCGGGTCACCCGGGCGCTGGAGATCCTCGGTGCCGAGGCGCCGGATCATCTGGTGGTCGCCGGCCGGCTGCGGCTGGAGCACCGGCAGGCGTCGCTGGAGGAGCTGGGCGCGTTGGCCAACCCGCCGCTGACCAAGGATGCGATAGCGGGACGGATCCGGCGGCTGCTGGCGTTGGCGGACAAGCAGGCGCACGACCGGTCGATTCCGGACACCGAGTCGGCGGTGACCGCCGAGATGCTCGCCAGCGAGGCATGA
- the gap gene encoding type I glyceraldehyde-3-phosphate dehydrogenase: MTIRVGINGFGRIGRNFFRAALEQGADVEVVGYNDLGDTATIAQLLKYDSVLGRLPAEISHDDKSITVNGKRIVALAEKVAPAGLPWKDLGADVVVESTGRFTKAEDARGHLDAGAKKVVISAPAKGEDLTVVLGVNDDQYDAAKHHVISNASCTTNCLAPLAKVLNDAFGIESGLMTTIHAYTQDQNLQDGPHKDLRRARAAAINVVPATSGAAKAIGLVLPELNGKLTGAALRVPVPTGSATDLTVLLREAPSVEAVNAAYKAAAESGPLSGYLRYNDDPIVSSDIVTDPASCIYDAPLTQVIGNQVKVIGWYDNEWGYSNRLVDLVKLVGADL, translated from the coding sequence GTGACCATCCGGGTTGGCATCAACGGCTTCGGCCGGATCGGCCGCAACTTCTTCCGTGCCGCGCTCGAACAGGGCGCCGACGTGGAGGTCGTGGGCTACAACGATCTGGGCGACACCGCCACGATTGCGCAGTTGCTCAAGTACGACTCGGTGCTGGGCCGGCTGCCCGCGGAGATCAGCCACGACGACAAGTCGATCACGGTGAACGGCAAGCGCATCGTGGCGCTGGCGGAGAAGGTCGCCCCGGCCGGCCTGCCGTGGAAGGACCTGGGCGCCGACGTGGTCGTCGAGTCCACCGGCCGGTTCACCAAGGCCGAGGACGCGCGCGGCCACCTGGACGCGGGCGCGAAGAAGGTCGTGATCTCCGCCCCGGCCAAGGGCGAGGACCTGACCGTGGTGCTGGGCGTCAACGACGACCAGTACGACGCGGCCAAGCACCACGTCATCTCGAACGCGTCGTGCACCACGAACTGCCTGGCCCCGCTGGCGAAGGTGCTGAACGACGCGTTCGGCATCGAGAGTGGTCTGATGACCACGATCCACGCCTACACGCAGGACCAGAACCTGCAGGACGGGCCGCACAAGGACCTGCGCCGGGCCCGCGCGGCGGCGATCAACGTGGTGCCGGCCACCTCGGGGGCGGCCAAGGCGATCGGTCTGGTGCTGCCGGAGCTGAACGGCAAGCTCACCGGCGCCGCGCTGCGGGTGCCGGTGCCGACCGGTTCGGCGACCGACCTGACCGTGCTGCTGCGCGAGGCGCCGTCGGTGGAGGCGGTGAACGCGGCGTACAAGGCGGCCGCCGAGTCCGGCCCGCTGTCCGGTTACCTGCGGTACAACGACGATCCGATCGTGTCCAGCGACATCGTCACCGACCCGGCGTCGTGCATCTACGACGCGCCGCTGACCCAGGTGATCGGCAACCAGGTCAAGGTCATCGGCTGGTACGACAACGAGTGGGGCTACTCCAACCGGCTGGTGGACCTGGTCAAGCTCGTCGGCGCCGACCTGTAA
- a CDS encoding phosphoglycerate kinase, with product MRTLDDLLAEGVSGRRVLVRADLNVPLRHTEESVTVTDDGRIRAVLPTIRALAEAGAHVVVCSHLGRPKGAPEPKYSLAPVAARFSELLGAPVAFATDTVGESADTVTGSLAAGEVALLENLRFNAGETSKDDAERAAFAAKLAGYGEAYVDDAFGAVHRKHASVYDVPKLLPHFAGGLVVRELDTLSALTSDPKRPYVVVLGGAKVSDKLGVINNLLPKVDALLIGGGMCFTLLAAQGYGVGDSLLEADQIDTCKQLLAEAGDKIVLPTDVVVAAELSATAATRVVGVDAIDAGDKGLDIGPQTARAFAARLADAATVFWNGPMGVFEYEPFAAGTKAVAEAVAGAGFSVVGGGDSAAAVRALDVDEASFSHISTGGGASLEYLEGKTLPGVAALEA from the coding sequence ATGCGAACCCTGGACGATCTGCTCGCGGAGGGCGTCTCGGGCCGGCGGGTGCTGGTGCGCGCCGACCTGAACGTCCCGCTGCGGCACACCGAGGAGTCGGTCACGGTGACCGACGACGGCCGGATCCGGGCGGTGCTGCCGACCATCCGGGCGCTGGCCGAGGCCGGTGCGCACGTGGTGGTCTGCTCGCACCTGGGCCGCCCGAAGGGCGCGCCGGAGCCGAAGTACTCGCTGGCTCCGGTCGCGGCCCGGTTCTCCGAGCTGTTGGGCGCTCCGGTGGCGTTCGCGACCGACACGGTGGGGGAGTCGGCCGACACGGTCACCGGCTCGCTGGCCGCCGGCGAGGTCGCGCTGCTGGAGAACCTGCGCTTCAACGCCGGTGAGACCAGCAAGGACGACGCCGAGCGTGCCGCGTTCGCGGCCAAGCTCGCCGGGTACGGCGAGGCGTACGTGGACGACGCGTTCGGCGCGGTGCACCGCAAGCACGCCAGCGTGTACGACGTGCCGAAGCTGCTGCCGCATTTCGCCGGCGGCCTGGTGGTGCGGGAGCTGGACACGCTGTCGGCGTTGACCAGCGACCCGAAGCGGCCGTACGTGGTGGTCCTCGGCGGCGCGAAGGTCTCCGACAAGCTCGGCGTGATCAACAACCTGCTGCCCAAGGTCGACGCGCTGCTGATCGGCGGCGGGATGTGCTTCACGCTGCTGGCCGCGCAGGGGTACGGGGTCGGCGACTCGCTGCTGGAGGCCGACCAGATCGACACCTGCAAGCAGCTGCTGGCGGAGGCGGGCGACAAGATCGTGCTGCCCACCGACGTGGTGGTGGCGGCCGAGCTGTCGGCCACCGCGGCCACCCGGGTGGTCGGGGTCGACGCGATCGACGCCGGCGACAAGGGGCTCGACATCGGCCCGCAGACGGCGCGCGCGTTCGCCGCGAGGTTGGCCGACGCGGCCACGGTGTTCTGGAACGGCCCGATGGGCGTCTTCGAGTACGAGCCGTTCGCGGCCGGCACGAAGGCGGTCGCCGAGGCGGTCGCCGGCGCGGGCTTCAGCGTGGTCGGTGGTGGCGACTCGGCCGCCGCGGTCCGGGCCCTCGACGTCGACGAGGCGAGCTTCTCGCACATCTCCACCGGCGGTGGCGCCTCGCTGGAGTACCTGGAGGGCAAGACCCTGCCCGGTGTCGCGGCGTTGGAGGCCTGA
- the tpiA gene encoding triose-phosphate isomerase → MAKKSGSAPGRRPLMAGNWKMNLNHLEAIALTQKLAFSLNERQLSEVETVVLPPFTDIRSVQTLVAGDKLLLGYGAQDLSPYDSGAHTGDISGAMLAKLGCSYVLVGHSERREQHGEDDAVVNAKLKAAIKHEIAPLLCVGEGLAVREDGEHVAHCTAQLVAALKGVKAEQAASLVLAYEPVWAIGTGKTATPEDAQEVIGALRAKLAELYSVELAEQTRILYGGSVKSKNIAGIMAQSDIDGALVGGASLDVEEFVLICRYRDLFG, encoded by the coding sequence ATGGCGAAGAAGTCCGGTTCGGCGCCGGGGCGCCGGCCGCTGATGGCGGGCAACTGGAAGATGAACCTCAACCACCTCGAGGCCATCGCGCTGACCCAGAAGCTCGCGTTCTCGCTGAACGAGAGGCAGCTGTCGGAGGTGGAGACGGTGGTGCTGCCGCCGTTCACCGACATCCGCAGCGTGCAGACCCTGGTCGCCGGCGACAAGCTGTTGCTGGGCTACGGCGCCCAGGACCTCTCGCCGTACGACTCCGGCGCGCACACCGGGGACATCTCCGGCGCGATGCTCGCCAAGCTCGGCTGCTCGTACGTGCTGGTCGGGCATTCGGAGCGACGGGAGCAGCACGGCGAGGACGACGCGGTCGTCAACGCCAAGCTGAAGGCGGCGATCAAGCACGAGATCGCGCCGCTGCTGTGCGTCGGTGAGGGGCTGGCGGTCCGCGAGGACGGCGAGCACGTCGCGCACTGCACGGCGCAGCTGGTCGCGGCGCTGAAGGGCGTCAAGGCCGAGCAGGCCGCGTCGCTGGTGCTGGCGTACGAGCCGGTCTGGGCGATCGGCACCGGCAAGACGGCGACGCCGGAGGACGCGCAGGAGGTCATCGGCGCGCTGCGGGCGAAGCTGGCCGAGCTGTACTCCGTGGAGCTCGCCGAGCAGACCCGGATTCTCTACGGCGGCTCGGTGAAGTCGAAGAACATCGCCGGCATCATGGCCCAGTCGGACATCGACGGCGCCCTGGTGGGCGGTGCCAGCCTGGACGTCGAGGAGTTCGTGCTGATCTGCCGGTACCGGGACCTGTTCGGCTGA
- a CDS encoding DUF6082 family protein produces MAIGATGTARTVLRTVLAIALGVATIALVVLSPLLMRPMLHGGTDWQRLGWVGDTYGGVAAIASGIALVGVAGSLVLQRRQSRVEREYAFREYHREMLRMSMDDPALAACWGPRRDTGLATDVDLYVTLMIGYWHAGWQVGAFNEQRLRLSLRRFFAGEVGRRCWREQDEERMIGRSRRSRRFFRMVEADYRAAVTAGPAGTVRRDGPQPRTTPSGPGVAARASTGGVAAAAMPRRGPAGRRLAGTVGALAIGVAIGWWVRERGGRRSTRP; encoded by the coding sequence GTGGCGATCGGCGCGACCGGCACCGCCCGCACCGTGCTGCGAACCGTGCTGGCCATCGCACTCGGCGTGGCCACAATCGCCCTCGTCGTGCTCTCCCCGCTGCTGATGCGGCCGATGCTGCACGGCGGCACCGACTGGCAGCGACTGGGCTGGGTCGGCGACACGTACGGCGGGGTCGCCGCGATCGCCTCCGGGATCGCGCTGGTCGGCGTGGCCGGATCGCTCGTCCTGCAACGCCGGCAGAGCCGGGTCGAGCGCGAGTACGCGTTCCGCGAGTACCACCGCGAGATGCTGCGGATGTCGATGGACGACCCGGCGCTCGCCGCCTGCTGGGGGCCGCGGCGCGACACCGGCCTCGCCACCGACGTCGACCTCTACGTGACCCTGATGATCGGCTACTGGCACGCCGGCTGGCAGGTCGGTGCGTTCAACGAGCAGCGGTTGCGGCTGAGCCTGCGGAGGTTCTTCGCCGGTGAGGTCGGCCGGCGCTGCTGGCGGGAACAGGACGAGGAGCGGATGATCGGCCGCTCCCGGCGCAGCCGCCGCTTCTTCCGGATGGTCGAGGCCGACTACCGCGCGGCGGTGACCGCCGGACCCGCCGGCACCGTTCGCCGCGACGGCCCGCAGCCGCGCACCACGCCGAGCGGCCCCGGCGTCGCCGCACGGGCGAGTACCGGTGGTGTCGCCGCGGCGGCGATGCCACGCCGCGGCCCGGCCGGCCGGCGCCTCGCCGGCACCGTCGGTGCGCTCGCGATCGGCGTCGCGATCGGATGGTGGGTACGCGAAAGGGGCGGGCGCCGCAGCACCCGCCCCTGA
- a CDS encoding ABC transporter substrate-binding protein, producing MQIARVVAAGTALLTVVAGCSGPAGHAEPPGGLRRGGTVYLLAESNGFAHLDPQRTFTTAALNVSRLIYRTLTAFRTNPNGTGVTLHPDLATDLGRASDGNRTWRFTLRTGVRWADGEPVTCAAVKYGVQRSFAPAAAGGPSYPRQLLADTAGYHGPAPGDASSPGLSSVRCDGRTITFRLRRPCGDFGDVVALPVFAPVRPDLDARGGYDLRPASDGPYRIARRTDRELVLTRNRYWRAASDPIRPAYPDRFVVRFGADPGWSTDALVTDRGAARASIQLDYNVPANFVQQVINDPEQNARTVSGPTGAIRYLAVNTRRVTDLRCRRAIGNVLDKQSYRMAVGGFVAGDYASTMLPPDIAPTVDHRAVADPAGDLSAAVSQIGRTGRCPDQLTLDYQDVSSFRWAAQTIVDSLQRIGVQVHTNPIPKSRFYDVVGDPRAEHDLVLAAWVPDWPNGSSYLPTLFDGRLLRQNATGGNYNLSQLADPAVDGMIDVAEAATSRHRQDVDWAAVDAAVRARGAVVPILYERGLAMYGGAIGGAVMQPVYGEPDVLGLGLRRT from the coding sequence GTGCAGATAGCGAGGGTCGTTGCCGCCGGGACGGCGCTGCTGACCGTCGTCGCCGGCTGTTCCGGCCCGGCCGGCCACGCCGAACCACCCGGCGGGTTGCGCCGCGGCGGCACCGTCTACCTGCTCGCCGAGTCCAACGGTTTCGCGCACCTGGACCCGCAGCGCACCTTCACCACGGCGGCGCTCAACGTCAGCCGGCTGATCTACCGCACGCTGACCGCGTTTCGTACCAACCCGAACGGCACCGGCGTGACCCTGCACCCGGACCTCGCCACCGACCTGGGCCGGGCGTCCGACGGCAACCGCACCTGGCGATTCACCCTGCGTACCGGCGTCCGCTGGGCCGACGGCGAGCCGGTCACCTGCGCGGCGGTCAAGTACGGTGTGCAGCGCAGCTTCGCGCCGGCCGCGGCCGGCGGCCCGAGCTACCCGCGGCAGCTGCTCGCCGACACCGCCGGCTACCACGGACCGGCGCCGGGCGACGCCTCCTCGCCGGGCCTGTCGTCGGTGCGCTGCGACGGACGGACGATCACGTTCCGGCTGCGGCGGCCGTGCGGCGACTTCGGTGACGTGGTGGCGCTGCCGGTGTTCGCGCCGGTGCGCCCGGACCTGGATGCCCGCGGCGGCTACGACCTCCGGCCGGCCTCCGACGGCCCGTACCGGATCGCCCGGCGCACCGACCGCGAGCTGGTGCTGACCCGCAACCGGTACTGGCGGGCGGCGAGCGATCCGATCCGGCCGGCGTACCCGGACCGGTTCGTGGTGCGGTTCGGTGCCGACCCGGGCTGGTCCACCGACGCGCTGGTCACCGACCGTGGCGCCGCACGGGCCTCCATCCAGCTCGACTACAACGTGCCGGCGAACTTCGTCCAGCAGGTCATCAACGATCCGGAGCAGAATGCCCGCACCGTGTCCGGGCCGACCGGCGCGATCCGCTACCTCGCCGTGAACACCCGGCGGGTGACCGATCTGCGCTGCCGGCGGGCGATCGGGAACGTGCTGGACAAGCAGTCGTACCGGATGGCGGTCGGCGGGTTCGTGGCCGGCGACTACGCGAGCACCATGCTGCCGCCGGACATCGCGCCGACCGTCGACCATCGCGCGGTGGCCGACCCGGCCGGTGACCTGTCCGCGGCGGTGTCGCAGATCGGTCGTACCGGCCGGTGCCCGGACCAGCTGACCCTCGATTACCAGGACGTGTCGAGCTTCCGGTGGGCGGCGCAGACGATCGTCGACTCGCTGCAGCGCATCGGCGTCCAGGTGCACACCAACCCGATCCCGAAGTCCCGGTTCTACGACGTGGTCGGCGATCCACGGGCCGAGCACGACCTGGTCCTGGCGGCGTGGGTGCCCGACTGGCCGAACGGATCCTCGTACCTGCCGACCCTGTTCGACGGCCGGCTGTTGCGGCAGAACGCGACCGGCGGCAACTACAACCTGTCCCAGCTGGCCGATCCCGCCGTGGACGGCATGATCGACGTCGCCGAGGCGGCGACCAGCCGCCACCGGCAGGACGTCGACTGGGCGGCCGTGGACGCCGCGGTGCGGGCCCGCGGCGCCGTGGTGCCGATCCTCTACGAGCGGGGCCTCGCCATGTACGGCGGCGCCATCGGCGGTGCCGTGATGCAGCCGGTGTACGGCGAGCCGGACGTGCTCGGCCTGGGCCTGCGCCGAACGTGA
- the secG gene encoding preprotein translocase subunit SecG yields the protein MNWLVYVLTGLLFATSGVMVLLILLHRGKGGGLSSMFGGGVSSSLSGSSVAEKNLDRFTVICGVLWFACIVGLGLLLKVLQAKS from the coding sequence ATGAACTGGTTGGTGTACGTCCTGACCGGCCTGCTGTTCGCCACCAGCGGCGTGATGGTGCTGCTGATCCTGCTGCACCGCGGCAAGGGTGGCGGGCTGTCCAGCATGTTCGGGGGCGGTGTGTCGTCGAGCCTGTCCGGTTCGTCGGTCGCGGAGAAGAACCTGGACCGGTTCACCGTCATCTGCGGCGTGCTGTGGTTCGCCTGCATTGTCGGCCTCGGATTGTTGCTGAAAGTGCTCCAAGCTAAGTCGTAA
- a CDS encoding glucose-6-phosphate dehydrogenase assembly protein OpcA → MIALWDTTGQEVVKALAAERRSAGGVTSGLALTLIAVVDERHVRDTEQAAMIAAQQHPCRLIIVVRRNVLDQDSRLDAEIMVGGRLGPCEAVIMRMHGRLALHAESVALPLLAPDVPVVTWWHGDPPEKIAYDPLGVVADRRITDAAQAADPEVALKWRAEDYAPGDTDLAWTRLTPWRTTLAGAYDTADGVAADKVTVKGDRHDPSARLLAGWLQARLGVKPTFAAAGGNAIAAVEVAMATGGTLSVTADDGMAVLSRTGFPDRTMPLLRQPLGEELAEELRRLDPDEPYAAALSATTGIKGLNDRDSKRVHIWHDPALAEKPEPDDPETPAPAARKRPAKSAGK, encoded by the coding sequence GTGATCGCACTGTGGGACACCACCGGTCAAGAGGTGGTCAAGGCGCTGGCCGCGGAGCGGCGCAGCGCGGGCGGCGTGACCAGCGGCCTGGCGTTGACGCTGATCGCGGTGGTCGACGAGCGGCACGTCCGGGACACCGAGCAGGCGGCGATGATCGCCGCCCAGCAGCACCCGTGCCGGCTGATCATCGTGGTCCGGCGCAACGTGCTCGACCAGGACTCCCGGCTGGACGCCGAGATCATGGTCGGCGGCCGGCTCGGCCCGTGCGAGGCGGTCATCATGCGGATGCACGGCCGGCTGGCGTTGCACGCCGAGTCGGTGGCGCTGCCGTTGCTGGCTCCGGACGTCCCGGTGGTCACCTGGTGGCACGGCGACCCGCCGGAGAAGATCGCGTACGACCCGCTGGGGGTGGTCGCCGACCGCCGGATCACCGACGCGGCGCAGGCCGCCGACCCGGAGGTCGCGTTGAAGTGGCGGGCCGAGGACTACGCGCCCGGTGACACCGACCTGGCCTGGACCCGGCTCACACCGTGGCGCACCACGCTGGCGGGAGCGTACGACACCGCCGACGGGGTGGCCGCCGACAAGGTGACGGTCAAGGGTGATCGGCACGACCCGAGCGCCCGGCTGCTGGCCGGCTGGTTGCAGGCCCGGCTGGGGGTCAAGCCGACGTTCGCCGCCGCGGGCGGCAACGCGATCGCCGCGGTCGAGGTCGCCATGGCCACCGGCGGAACGCTGAGCGTCACCGCCGACGACGGGATGGCCGTGCTCAGCCGTACCGGCTTCCCGGACCGGACGATGCCGCTGCTGCGCCAGCCACTCGGCGAGGAACTGGCCGAGGAGCTGCGCCGGCTCGACCCGGACGAGCCGTACGCGGCGGCCCTGTCCGCGACGACCGGGATCAAGGGCCTCAACGACCGGGACAGCAAGCGGGTGCACATCTGGCACGACCCGGCGCTGGCGGAGAAGCCGGAGCCGGACGACCCGGAAACGCCGGCACCGGCGGCGCGGAAGCGGCCGGCGAAGTCCGCCGGCAAGTGA